In Actinoplanes sp. NBC_00393, a single genomic region encodes these proteins:
- a CDS encoding SAF domain-containing protein → MLLAALLILGFALAGAVVANQVDTRVPVLAAARNIAAGQTITDADLVVVRIAAESGVATLPDAQRVSVAGRTASMPVAAGTLLHDGLLGELAWPAAGQSVIAVGVKPGRAPAGLTAGSPVTVLMVPTAGVGGGDAASTGTVVQARATVVSVEQAADQSGQQIVSLLLSGNDATKIASAAGEAALIQLGAGR, encoded by the coding sequence TTGCTGCTCGCCGCCCTGCTGATCCTCGGCTTCGCCCTGGCCGGTGCCGTGGTGGCCAACCAGGTCGACACCCGGGTGCCAGTGCTGGCCGCCGCGCGCAACATCGCCGCCGGGCAAACGATCACGGACGCTGACCTGGTGGTGGTACGCATCGCCGCCGAATCCGGAGTGGCGACCCTGCCCGACGCGCAGCGTGTGTCGGTGGCGGGGCGGACGGCGTCGATGCCGGTGGCGGCGGGCACGCTGCTGCATGACGGGCTGCTCGGGGAGCTGGCGTGGCCAGCGGCCGGACAGTCGGTGATCGCTGTGGGGGTCAAGCCGGGCCGGGCGCCGGCTGGGCTGACCGCCGGCTCGCCGGTCACGGTGCTGATGGTGCCGACCGCCGGGGTGGGCGGCGGCGACGCGGCCAGCACGGGGACGGTGGTGCAAGCGCGGGCGACGGTGGTGTCGGTGGAGCAGGCCGCGGACCAGTCGGGACAGCAGATCGTTTCGCTGCTGTTGTCCGGCAACGATGCCACGAAGATCGCTTCGGCCGCCGGTGAGGCAGCGCTGATTCAGCTCGGCGCGGGGCGGTGA
- a CDS encoding CpaF family protein has translation MTVVQQARNGWQPTAHQALIDELRQQVASQLAASGARLSGREREQRVDDLVRTAMDAHAQRQLAAGAMPLDPPVERAVAKAIRDAMTGMGPLQPLLADPTITNIFINGGTVWVKRTDGTKVRMPAITSTADELIALIRDIAARAGADERRFDRGVPRVSVRLPDGSRLFATMLSREPSVSIRKHTLLQTSLDELTFTYGTMDAGLRDLLTAMVLARRNVIICGGTDTGKTTFLRAMAKAIPPHERLITIEDTDELALDLDPDHPDCTALQAREPNVEGEGGIDLAELVRWALRMSPDRVILGEARGGEVVPLLNCMSQGNDGSLATIHASSSKQAFSRLMTYAAQSAERLPFESTAPLIGGAVHFVVHLAWSADGVRVVSSIREVLHAEGAEVISNEVFKPGPDRRAVPAAPLRTDTLDELVAAGFNPDAVRGW, from the coding sequence ATGACCGTGGTGCAGCAGGCTCGCAACGGGTGGCAGCCGACGGCGCACCAGGCGCTGATTGACGAGCTGCGGCAGCAAGTCGCGTCCCAGCTCGCCGCGTCCGGAGCCCGGCTGTCCGGCCGCGAGCGTGAGCAGCGCGTCGACGATCTCGTCCGGACGGCGATGGACGCACACGCCCAGCGACAACTCGCCGCCGGAGCGATGCCGCTGGACCCGCCGGTCGAGCGGGCCGTGGCCAAGGCGATCCGGGACGCGATGACCGGGATGGGCCCGCTGCAGCCACTGCTGGCCGACCCGACGATCACGAACATCTTCATCAATGGCGGCACCGTCTGGGTCAAACGCACCGACGGCACCAAGGTCCGGATGCCGGCGATCACCAGCACCGCCGACGAGCTGATCGCCCTGATCCGCGACATCGCCGCCCGCGCCGGCGCCGACGAACGCCGCTTCGACCGCGGTGTGCCCCGCGTGAGCGTCCGGCTCCCGGATGGGTCGCGGCTGTTCGCCACCATGCTGTCGCGCGAGCCGTCGGTGTCGATCCGCAAGCACACCCTGCTGCAGACCAGCCTCGACGAGCTGACGTTCACCTACGGCACGATGGACGCCGGCCTGCGCGACCTGCTCACGGCGATGGTCCTGGCCCGCCGCAACGTGATCATCTGCGGCGGCACCGACACCGGCAAGACCACGTTCTTGCGGGCCATGGCCAAGGCGATCCCTCCGCACGAGCGGCTCATCACGATCGAGGACACCGACGAGCTCGCCCTCGACCTGGACCCCGATCACCCCGATTGCACCGCCTTGCAGGCCCGCGAACCCAACGTCGAGGGCGAGGGTGGCATCGACCTTGCCGAGTTGGTGCGATGGGCGCTGCGGATGTCCCCGGACCGGGTCATCCTCGGCGAGGCCCGCGGCGGCGAGGTCGTACCGCTGCTCAACTGCATGTCTCAAGGCAATGACGGGTCGCTGGCCACGATTCACGCGTCCAGTTCGAAGCAGGCGTTCTCCCGGCTGATGACCTATGCCGCCCAGTCGGCCGAGCGGCTGCCGTTCGAGTCCACCGCACCGCTGATCGGCGGTGCCGTGCACTTCGTAGTCCACCTGGCCTGGTCGGCCGACGGGGTCCGGGTCGTCTCCTCGATCCGGGAGGTCCTGCACGCCGAAGGCGCGGAGGTCATCTCCAACGAGGTGTTCAAACCGGGCCCGGACCGGCGCGCCGTGCCGGCGGCGCCGCTGCGGACCGACACCCTCGACGAACTCGTGGCCGCCGGGTTCAACCCCGACGCCGTCCGAGGCTGGTGA
- a CDS encoding type II secretion system F family protein — protein sequence MFALFGAGIGGALLILIGGLRSQVRPDRPGRAERRRARTGASAVRIAAVLATGAVVGAATQWPIAAVLAAVAAWTLPSVLGPDRGQKRTLARVEAIAAWAEDLSGTLRAAAGLEQTILETAAVAPAEIRTELARLTEAIRAGIRLPDALRAFADELSDPTADMVANVLLQASQHQARDIAVGLSGVGRRARRQATSRMRIATGRARVRTATRIIIGVMLATPVGLAIFVGDFLAPYGTGFGQVLLAVFGAMFAGVIVWMVRTGRVRDLPRILTNPGEEVLVP from the coding sequence TTGTTCGCCTTGTTTGGCGCCGGGATCGGCGGCGCTCTGCTGATACTGATCGGCGGGCTGCGGTCTCAGGTGCGCCCGGACCGGCCCGGCCGCGCCGAACGCCGCCGGGCCCGCACCGGCGCGTCCGCGGTCCGGATCGCCGCCGTACTCGCCACCGGCGCGGTCGTCGGCGCCGCGACCCAGTGGCCGATCGCCGCGGTGCTCGCCGCGGTCGCCGCGTGGACGTTGCCGAGCGTGCTGGGCCCTGACCGGGGGCAGAAGCGCACTCTGGCCCGGGTCGAGGCGATCGCGGCGTGGGCTGAGGACCTGTCCGGCACGCTCCGTGCGGCGGCCGGTCTGGAGCAGACGATCCTGGAGACCGCCGCCGTCGCGCCGGCCGAGATCCGTACCGAGCTGGCCCGGCTCACCGAAGCGATCCGCGCGGGGATCCGGCTGCCGGACGCGCTGAGGGCATTCGCCGACGAACTGTCCGACCCGACCGCTGACATGGTCGCCAACGTGCTGCTGCAAGCCTCGCAGCACCAGGCCCGCGACATCGCCGTCGGCCTGTCCGGGGTCGGTCGCCGCGCCCGCCGGCAGGCCACGTCCCGGATGCGCATCGCCACCGGCCGGGCGCGCGTGCGTACCGCCACCCGGATCATCATCGGGGTCATGCTGGCCACCCCCGTCGGCTTGGCCATCTTCGTCGGCGACTTCCTCGCTCCCTACGGCACCGGGTTTGGGCAGGTGCTGCTCGCGGTGTTCGGCGCGATGTTCGCCGGCGTCATCGTCTGGATGGTGCGCACCGGCCGGGTCCGTGACCTGCCACGGATCCTGACCAATCCCGGCGAGGAGGTGCTGGTGCCATGA
- a CDS encoding type II secretion system F family protein produces the protein MTTLIIIGAGIGAGLALLITALVPARPPLAYAIETLRHRPSPVLHGRQRWQQLLGSPLQHLGLPRERVRKDLAVLERDPHEYLAGQLGLAALGLLAPPATVALLNVLGADIGWTIPLWLGLALAAGAFVVGELSVHEEAEERRLLMRHTLAALLDIVPPALAAGAGIEQALNDASSIAEGWAARRIRQALVTARVSRQPIWQPLRELGERTGVVQLEQLAATLQLAAGEGTRIREALLQRGEALADRITADMEAEAESATERMSVPLMALTSIFLLFLIYPAIASLTT, from the coding sequence ATGACCACGCTGATCATCATCGGGGCCGGTATCGGGGCCGGCCTCGCCCTGCTGATCACCGCGCTGGTGCCGGCCCGGCCGCCGCTGGCGTACGCGATCGAGACGCTGCGCCACCGGCCCTCGCCAGTCCTGCACGGACGGCAGCGGTGGCAGCAGCTGCTCGGCTCACCGCTGCAGCACCTCGGCCTGCCCCGCGAACGCGTCCGCAAAGATTTGGCCGTGCTGGAGCGCGATCCGCACGAGTACCTCGCCGGGCAGCTCGGCCTGGCCGCGCTCGGCCTGCTCGCCCCACCGGCCACAGTCGCGCTCTTGAACGTTCTCGGCGCCGACATCGGCTGGACCATTCCGCTGTGGCTGGGCCTGGCCCTGGCGGCCGGTGCGTTCGTCGTCGGCGAGCTTTCGGTGCACGAGGAGGCCGAGGAGCGACGGCTGCTGATGCGCCACACCCTCGCCGCGCTGCTCGACATCGTGCCGCCCGCTCTCGCGGCCGGCGCCGGGATCGAGCAGGCCCTCAACGACGCGAGCTCGATCGCCGAAGGCTGGGCCGCCCGCCGCATCCGCCAAGCGCTGGTCACCGCCCGGGTCAGCCGCCAACCCATCTGGCAGCCGCTGCGCGAACTCGGCGAGCGCACCGGCGTCGTACAGCTCGAACAGCTCGCCGCCACCCTGCAACTCGCCGCCGGAGAGGGCACCCGCATCCGCGAGGCACTGCTGCAACGCGGCGAGGCCCTCGCCGACCGGATCACCGCCGACATGGAAGCCGAAGCCGAGTCGGCCACCGAACGCATGAGCGTCCCCCTGATGGCTCTCACCAGCATCTTCCTGCTGTTTCTGATCTATCCGGCCATCGCCTCCCTCACCACCTAG
- a CDS encoding TadE/TadG family type IV pilus assembly protein: MQDDRGSVAVELAFGAPILLGIIVLLLQIFAWGMANHAAHAAADHAAQTARVVGGSSATGQADANDLLREFGSPFLTNPSATVSRGAAVTTVTVRGTVRGIPVPVTVTVQAPTERFVP; the protein is encoded by the coding sequence ATGCAAGACGACCGCGGCTCCGTCGCCGTGGAACTCGCCTTCGGCGCACCGATCCTGCTGGGCATCATCGTGCTGCTGTTGCAGATCTTCGCCTGGGGCATGGCCAACCACGCCGCGCACGCTGCCGCCGACCACGCCGCGCAGACCGCCCGGGTGGTCGGCGGCAGCAGCGCCACCGGCCAAGCCGACGCCAACGACCTGCTGCGCGAATTCGGCAGCCCATTCCTCACCAACCCGTCCGCGACGGTGTCACGCGGCGCCGCCGTCACCACCGTGACCGTGCGCGGCACCGTCCGCGGAATACCGGTACCGGTCACCGTCACCGTGCAAGCCCCCACCGAGAGATTCGTCCCATGA
- a CDS encoding TadE/TadG family type IV pilus assembly protein — protein sequence MTAPAGTGPRRPHRGDDRGSVAVELALGVPLLVLFLFLLIGAFNVGRANIDVNAAAGAASRAASLARTSAAATAAATDSATANLGADCARLSVSVNTSNYRRGGAVTVSLACTVPTRGLIRVGLPGSLTITASSTSPIDRYRADT from the coding sequence ATGACAGCTCCAGCGGGCACCGGCCCCCGCCGACCCCATCGCGGCGACGACCGCGGGTCCGTCGCGGTGGAACTCGCCCTCGGCGTGCCCTTGCTGGTGCTGTTTCTGTTCCTGCTCATCGGCGCCTTCAACGTGGGCCGCGCCAACATCGACGTCAACGCGGCCGCCGGCGCCGCTTCCCGGGCCGCGTCGCTGGCCCGCACCTCCGCGGCCGCGACGGCGGCCGCCACCGACAGCGCCACCGCCAACCTCGGCGCCGACTGCGCCCGGCTGTCGGTGTCGGTCAACACCAGCAACTATCGGCGCGGCGGCGCGGTCACCGTTTCTCTCGCCTGCACCGTGCCCACCCGGGGACTGATCCGCGTCGGTCTCCCCGGCTCGCTGACGATCACCGCCTCGTCGACCAGCCCCATCGACCGGTATCGGGCGGACACCTGA